The window CACCTCGGCGGCAGGGGGGCTGCGAGTGGACCCGGCCGAGCTCGACGCCTACTACTTCGCGCCCCAGAAGTGCTTCGCTTCCGACGGTGGCCTCTGGGTGGCCGTGCTCTCTCCGTCGGCCCTCGATCGCGTCGACCGCATCGCCAGCGGCGGCCGCTGGTTGCCGGCGTCGCTCGACCTGACGATCGCCATCGAGAACTCGGACAAGAACCAGACCTACAACACCCCCGCCCTGGCAACCCTGTTCCTCTTCGTGGAGCAGCTGGAGTGGATGCTCGCCAATGGAGGACTGGAGTGGGCCGCCTCCCGGTGCGATCGCTCGGCGGAGATCCTCTACGGCTGGGCCGAGGCCACGGACTACACCACGCCCTTTGTCGCCAAGCCCGACGAGCGAAGCCACGTCGTGGGGACGATCGACTTCGACGACTCTGTCGACGCCGGCTCCGTCGCAGCGGCGCTGCGGGCCAACGGGATCGTCGACACCGAGCCCTATCGCAAGCTCGGTCGCAACCAGCTGCGCATCGCCCTCTTTCCCGCCATCGATCCCGAGGACGTCGCCGCGCTGACCGCCTGCGTCGACCACGTCGTCACGACGCTGGCCGCCTGAGCGGTATCCTGCCTGACGGGCGGAGGTCTCGACCTCTGGGGGAGCCCCGTGGGAACTTCGTCCAGGCGACAGAGCCGGCCGTGGAGGCCGGCCCGATCACAGAGCCGGCCCGGGAGGCCGGCCCGACCACAGAGCCGGCCGTGGAGGCCGCGCGCCCTGGCCGGGATCGTGCTCGGCGTCCTCCTGGTCCTCGGGGCCGCCCCCGCCGGGGCCACAACCAGCCCGGTCGGCTACGACATCTCGTTTCCCCAATGCAGCGCCCCCGCACCGCACTACCCCGCCAACCCGGCCTTCGCCATCGTGGGTGTGAACGGTGGCCTGGCCGCACCCAACCCGTGCCTTGGCCCCTGGCACGGCCAGCCGGGCGAGCTGGCCTGGGCCGCCGGCTCCACCGGCCTGTCGACCCAGCCGCGGGTCTCCTACTACATGACCGCCGGCGATCCGGGGCCCGGTGCCACCTTGTGGCCCGGGACCACGGCCCACCCGAAGTCCTGCACCGGCACCTGGAGCAGCGGCTGCGCCTATGACTACGGCTACCTTCGAGCCGCCGGCTCGCTGAAGCTGGCCCGATGGTTTGCCGCAGTCGGCCGGTCGAACCACCCGCCGGTCGCCGACCCCGCGGACGCTCCCTGGTGGCTCGACGTGGAGACCGACTCGCGCTGGGCCACGACCGGCACCCCGGGCTGGGTGGCGATGAACATCGCCGCCGTGGCGGGGTTCGTGGACGGTCTGCGGGCTGCAGGCGTACGGCTGGACCACATCGGCTTCTACTCCACGGCCTATCAGTGGCGACACATCACCGGCCTCGACGCCTCGACCAGCCGCGCCTACTTCTCGCCGCTGCATCCCGACTGGGTGCCGGGAGCCAGATCGCTGGAGCAGGCCCGGTCGGCCTGCCGCCCGGCCAAGAGCTTCTCGGGCGGGTCCGTCATCATGACCCAGTACGAGTCGGGCGGCTTCGACGCCGACTACCGCTGTCCTTGAGGACGGTCCGGCGCGGGCAGTCCAGCATTGTGCTGTTCCACCTCCGGTCGAAAGCGGGCGCGATGTTCGATAGCGCGTCGCCCATTTTCGAAAGGTGAGGTGAATCCAGAGGACAGCATCGACGGCGCCCCCGCCACCTCGCCTCAGCTGACGAGGCGCTCGACACGTCCGGGCGTGGCCGGACCGTCGTAGACGAGCCGACCGTCCCGCAGGCCCAGGCAGCGGCTGGCCTGGTCCACGTACTCGAGCTGGTGGGTCGCCACCACGACGGCGGCGCCCGCGGCGGCCGACTCTTCCAGCAGCTCGAGCAGGGCCTGGCGCCCCCCGGCGTCGAGCCCGACGAAGGGCTCGTCCACCAGCAGCAGCGAGAAGGGCCGGACCAGGCCGAGGGCGATGGAGGTCTTCTGGCGCAGGCCCCGGCTGAAGCGGGCGGGTAAGTCGTCCACCCGCTCCTCCAGGCCCAGGCGCACCACCAGCTCCTGGCCCCACTCGTCCCAGTCGTCGGTGCCGTGCAGACGGCCCACGTACTCCAGGTGCTCGGCCACGCTCAGGTCGTCGTACAGCACCGGGGCATCGGGCACGTACGACGTGGCGGCGCGGGCCGGCAGCGAGCCCGCGGGGGCACCGACCACCTCCACCCGGCCGTGGCTCGGCTCGAGCAGACCCGCGGTCACCCGCAGCAGCGTCGTCTTGCCCGACCCGTTCGGACCCACCACGATCACCCGCTCGCCCTCCTCGACCCGGACGGTCACGTCCTCCAGGGCGACGGTCTCGTCGTAGTCCTTGCCCAGGCCCTCGCTGACCAGCACGCGGGTCACGTCCGCCTCCCGCCGGTGCCCGCGACCGCGGCCACCTGACCCCTGGTGTGGACCCAGGCGCCGACCACCACCGGGATGATGAGCAGCAGCACGGCGACGTTGGCCGCCGCCGCGGTCGCCGAATGGTGACGGGCGGCGACGGCACGGGCGGCGAGCACCGGCAGCAACCCGGCGGTGGCGAGAACGGGAGGCACCAGCTCCCGGACCAGCGCCCGCAGACCCGTCAGCTCGGGCATGAGGTTGTTGCCGACGACGGCCAGTGGCGGGGCCCGGACGACGCTCACCGCCGCCCCGGCGATGGCGCAGGTGACCGCGGGCAGGAGGGTCGAGCCGCCCACGCCCAGCACCAGCCCGACCTGGCTCAGCGGAAGAGCGGCGCCGATGCCGACCACCGCCACCGCCGCCATCACGACGCACGGCACCGCCAGGTGGCGGAGC is drawn from Acidimicrobiales bacterium and contains these coding sequences:
- the serC gene encoding phosphoserine transaminase encodes the protein MPADHRFNRPPAEIRIPGHLLPSDGRFGSGPSKVRQEAVVALAEAAPRYLGTSHRQSGVRSVVGRLRAGIGELFGLPDDYRVVLGNGGTTSFWDIASFCLVERHSQHLSFGEFSSKFAAVTTAAPHLDRPEVIESPVGTHPFAVPRSDVDAYALTHNETSTGVAMEIRRPDGADGLVLVDGTSAAGGLRVDPAELDAYYFAPQKCFASDGGLWVAVLSPSALDRVDRIASGGRWLPASLDLTIAIENSDKNQTYNTPALATLFLFVEQLEWMLANGGLEWAASRCDRSAEILYGWAEATDYTTPFVAKPDERSHVVGTIDFDDSVDAGSVAAALRANGIVDTEPYRKLGRNQLRIALFPAIDPEDVAALTACVDHVVTTLAA
- a CDS encoding ABC transporter ATP-binding protein, encoding MTRVLVSEGLGKDYDETVALEDVTVRVEEGERVIVVGPNGSGKTTLLRVTAGLLEPSHGRVEVVGAPAGSLPARAATSYVPDAPVLYDDLSVAEHLEYVGRLHGTDDWDEWGQELVVRLGLEERVDDLPARFSRGLRQKTSIALGLVRPFSLLLVDEPFVGLDAGGRQALLELLEESAAAGAAVVVATHQLEYVDQASRCLGLRDGRLVYDGPATPGRVERLVS